The genome window ATAAATAGGGAGATCATGGTAGTTGGCAATCTAGTAGGGACGTATAATGAGTTAAGTGAGCTAGTCACCTTGTACGTTCAAAATAAAGTAAAATTGAAATTAAAGACGTTCCCCTTGGAAGAGGCAAACAACGCACTTGAGGAGTTAAACTCTGGAAGGATTTTAGGGAGAGCGGTGCTAGTGCCCGGTTAGTCTAATTTCCAACAGTTTTCTCCTATCATCTTCAAATAACCATTTTAAGTCATTTTTTACATCCCTTGATTCCCTAGCCTCAAACCCATAAGCTAATGCGACTTTCCAAGGTGAAGTTGATGGAAACAACCAATCAGCTTCTACTTTATGCTTTGACAAAGACAAATAACCCCCGTTGTTAATTACAATCACTTTCATTTTACTATTATATTTCACAGCACCCCATAATGCTTGAGGAGTGTAGTTAAAACTTCCATCTCCAACTATTGCAAGGACTTTATTACCACTTAAACTATAGCCTACTGATGCAGAAAGTGCCCATCCTAATAATCCAACTCTCGTTATATAGAGTGACGACGCTTTTAAGTCAATAGTTCTTATCAAAGCGTCCCTATAAGTAGGAATTTCAGCGAATATTGTATATTTATCCAAATAGACTCTCAAGTCTTTGAAAATATCTACTACAAAATCACTGTTTAACTCTGGACTAATATTCTCGCGCCTAGTAATGTATTTATTTAGACTTTTGGGAAGCATATTGTTAAGCTTAATGATGAAATCTTTAGGATTACAAACAATAGTATCCCATTTCCTCTTTGACGCCTCCTTTGAATCACTAATTACCTCAACTATATTTAATCCTATATCCACGTCTGGAAATACAACGTAATTTAACCATCCACCAATGACTAAAACAAGGTCATATTTTTCTAACTCCTTCACTACATCAGAAGCCTTATATCTGGATAGAGGGCCTTTAAACAAAATATTAGAGGAGTCAATTGGGAATATGCTCAAATATGGTTCAGTGTAAATTGGAGCGTTAAGCTTCTCAGCCAACTTAGTTAATTCCTCATAAGCGTCAAATATGGAAACTTCATAACCAGCCACAATCGCGATTGAATTAGCACTCCTTATCTTATCTAAAACAAATTCTATTGGAGACGTATCACAAACTCCACTCACAAAATATTTTGGTACATTTATTTTTTCCTCATTAATTTCCACATCTGGAATATCTTGAGGTAGGGATATAAGCACCGGACCATATGGAGGTGTAATACTCTCCTTGTAAGCTCTGATGAACGTTTTAATTGCGTCTCTCCCATTTCTTATCTCATATGCTGATTTAACAACTCCTTGAGAGATTTTTAATAAGTCCCCATACAGAACTGGTTCATCTATTAATCTATCTGAATACTGTTGTCCAACCAATACAATAAGAGGAGTTCTGCTAATAAGAGCTTCATATATAAAACCCATGGCATTGGTAAGCCCGGGTGAGGAATGTAAGTTAACTACTTGCGGTTTTCTCGTTGCCAAATAATATCCCTCAGCCATTCCCACTGAAATCCCGTCTTGGAGCGCTAGATAATAGTTGAAGTCCTTTGGCATGTATTTTAGAAAGCTGAGTTCCGTAGTACCAGGATTTCCAAATATTTGTCTAATACCTAATTCGTTCATCATCTTAAATAACGCATCTCCTACTTTCATTACTAAATAATATGAGCTGATAATTTAAAAAGTGAACTACTCCGCCCTTGCGGACGGAGCATCCCCAC of Sulfolobus sp. E5-1-F contains these proteins:
- a CDS encoding thiamine pyrophosphate-binding protein codes for the protein MKVGDALFKMMNELGIRQIFGNPGTTELSFLKYMPKDFNYYLALQDGISVGMAEGYYLATRKPQVVNLHSSPGLTNAMGFIYEALISRTPLIVLVGQQYSDRLIDEPVLYGDLLKISQGVVKSAYEIRNGRDAIKTFIRAYKESITPPYGPVLISLPQDIPDVEINEEKINVPKYFVSGVCDTSPIEFVLDKIRSANSIAIVAGYEVSIFDAYEELTKLAEKLNAPIYTEPYLSIFPIDSSNILFKGPLSRYKASDVVKELEKYDLVLVIGGWLNYVVFPDVDIGLNIVEVISDSKEASKRKWDTIVCNPKDFIIKLNNMLPKSLNKYITRRENISPELNSDFVVDIFKDLRVYLDKYTIFAEIPTYRDALIRTIDLKASSLYITRVGLLGWALSASVGYSLSGNKVLAIVGDGSFNYTPQALWGAVKYNSKMKVIVINNGGYLSLSKHKVEADWLFPSTSPWKVALAYGFEARESRDVKNDLKWLFEDDRRKLLEIRLTGH